tttctcacataaactcactatatatactgaatctacgatattctgcacaacacctagactaaattttcaagataatcttatattacacttcatactctattgaacgaactttttgcactcaatctcactatatatatatatatatatatatatatatatatatatatatatatatatatattgaatattctatattctacactacgcctagcctaaatttttgaaaaaacctcatattacatgtcatacttgcttgactaaacttttttcacttaaacTCTACACCATGCCTACactaaatttttagttttttctccTACTTCCTTTATCTCTCTTCTGACTAaaccttctctttcttctgtcTTCGTGAATCATGTAATCCTGTTACTTTCTTatcactcctttttttttaaagcacaCGCATcattacaatatattattgcatAGCCCGTATTCTGTAAGCTTGTGAACGGTAGAGGCTTGTCTTTGTCAACCACTACTTTGTTATGTCGTACACGAAATTTGTGCTGCCCTGTTATGGCTGACAACAGCAAGTCGCTTATATTGCTTTTATTACCATggatgtatatatgtatatacatttaatatttgcatgtaacttaaaatcttgaattggtgaattttttattatactcttgcGTCCCCTAAACACTGACATAAGTGTAGATGTGTataacacacatatataccaTTGCCGCATAATATAAGCACAAAGTCTAAAGCGATACATCTTTAATCTTGCTTGCTCTGAACGTAACACTATGCCTCATAATtatagaaatacatataaataataaaaatgtatatcatTAACTCAATGATATATGGTTACTGCGTCAGAGAATCGActtcttaaacaaatattgaacaagatacttttactaaattgtaatttatgcattgtatacattaattaaattgtaactagattatacatagcaaattataacaatcataaataacaataattattgcactgaaaaaagaataataatagttaaaattaaaataagaacataattttaatcataattttaaccgtaaacaaatttttatgcaatttttgactataatgaaatatcaatgacattatactttgcaataaaatgcaacaaaatcatttatatacaagataaataataattttaataaattaaaaataatatactttactagtcaagtggctgatagaaaaattcatctgctacaaacatcataaacattgaagaacctgcaacaataaaataatttccacAAAGTAAATGCTGAATAGAAcaagttttaaacaataaattttgtttttaattcatattaaatcacttatctaataattccaTTGAAGCACTTTATCGAAGGCAGGATACGCATACATGCAACACTTGTGCAATTCAACAAatgatatacatacacgcacatatatcactaataattagggaaaataataactatcaaacaatattattatgtaccaacaatatatgcaatataatttacaatttaaaattaaaaagtcaaaacaaactaaaatctaaaataagtaCTAACAAAATTGGACAAACGATTCGACTCATCaactacataaatataactacAGAATAAAACTATtagtaatctaaggcaacttcACTCCTTACACAACAACGGGGTTCAAATGATCtatattttcccaaaattttaacttaaataaagccttttttctctggtaatcattttttattgtcatacattttttcccaaaaattgaacggaacaATTAATCTAGAAAATCTTGCAGGAAAAAATAGACAATGTTATGCTCTTATAACACATGcccgattttcgcgtttttcataCCTATTAAGCGGTTAAGGTACCAGTTTTTTTACCGGCGGGCGAAAAAAGTTGGCAGCGAACAAAATAGTTGTCAGCGGGAAAAAAGTAAACAGCGTGCAAATAGACCGGCGGGCAATACAAATGACAAATGCCTGCTTAAGGGGAAGGAtataccttaaattgtcaaaaaatgaaaaatccaatttttcgtttatatttttcctaaaaggtttaaaaaatgaattaaactattgcatatattcaggtataatgtaagaaacgtaaaacaatgtttatatgtagcatattatcaggtatgacatatctttgaaggccaaaattcagaatttctatttttcagcTGCCGCAGactaaaaacgaaaaattagaCAATGTTATGCTCTTATAGATACActattgttaaatatattgtatgaattatatcattaaaaaatcaaaaatattttttcaaaaagcgaaaaatggctataatagGGCCATGTAAtagtcagaatcataaaaataaaatttccctAATTTAAGAATCAGAAAAcctatatgcatgtcaaattttattacgatcggttGCGTAGTTCCAGAATTATGACGGTATacgtgcatacacacacagccttCTGCATGgacatttttctaaaaacataTGATTCAAACACTAAACACCTCCGAATTCGTTTCTATCAAGTTTCATCTAAACTGAAAactttactattacaaagattTACCTAGGAggaaataaaattgttgatacCACAAATACTACAAATACTATACACGTGCAAGCTTTGTTAACATCCCCGGTGTGCGACCTGACTACAGCGGCACTTAAATGTTGCGGCGGCGTCGTTCGGATGCTCCTCTGACCGTCGCTTACAAATCATCGTATATTCCAAGATATCAAACATAGTTATACATATCATAGTCAGAATACGACGTCTTTTAAACTGTGGAGTTAGAACAATTAGGAACGTGATACAAATAAAACGGGACTGTTCAGATTTTAatctaattttataaattaaagctATCAATAAATGATTTAATCAAATGATATATAAgataatgtaataaaaaaattgtctgaaATTAGCAATCgaaatctttaaaaactttatataatcttttacttatattaaatacgcgaattaaaattctaaattttggaTTTTCCTTTAAAAGCCAAAGACGTTACAGCGCTATCTGTCCATGTCTTTTGCCTCTTTCCTGTTTATTTACAGTAGACCTAATACTAGAAAGCTTTTTAAGACCGATTAGTGTCTAACTAGTCGTTCAGACCTTATCCAGGATTCGTCTGGTAAGTATCACTCAGTCGTACTTTATAATCATACACGTGTCATAGgtatttaatacaaaattgtTAACTAGCGcaagtaaaaacaataattttctaaagatatttaaatttttagcttATTCGAGTAGTAAAGTCTGTTGAAATTTGAAAGCTTGTTTATGATTATTCGTATCTATTTCCATTCAGTACTTATACACGTGCAAAATTACAGAGGTAAAATCCTAAGCTTATCGAAACTATCCTAATAATCTGTGCATCTCGAAGCTTATGACGTATGTCTAGACAATTTTATTATAGTATTTACAACAATATTCCTAGTACCGTATCccattacaaaataaaaacaatcagTCAAACGACTCCGCCCTCAGCCATTAGCGTCCCTTACGCAGGTATGCCGATCTGAGGCGTACCCTCTGAATACCCCCACTCTTATTCCAGATGGCGACACTGAACGCATGCGCAAGCCATGTAATCCATCTCTCTTCCACCAGAGGGCTACTTTTACCAAGCTTGGGCGATTTTTAGCTCAAGTTAGTTATATTCGAACGGTCAAGCTGAGCAGTAGTTCTCTACGCTTCTGTACACATTTTCGAAGAATAAAGTATAGTCGTCAGCTTGTTATAGAAAAGTTCAGAGTATATCAATTCGTTTCCAACAATCTAAAGGTGCATCCGATTAAGTTCACGCGCACAGCGTCTCTACACACTTGTAACAGCGAGTCTCTGCACGATACGCCAAGTCAATTCAAAACAGTGTCGTTATATTCATTATCAATTTAGTGTTGATTTCCTAACGTAGGAGTTTTTTAGGTAGGTTTAGCTTTAAGGATTATTAATTTGCactaaagttttttttcagttgaaTCAACCGATCATCGAGAAGATAAAATGGCATTAGTTCAGCAGGACAGCGACCACCTTCCTAAGCAGCCAGGTCCGGACAACACAAAAAATCTGGCGGTCACGAACATCTTTAAACGTTTAACATCTTCTAAACGCCCAGATAAGTGCGGAATAAAAGTCGAAGTGAAACGTTCATCTTCGCCAATATTGCCGATAAAAAAAGGAGgtcagaagagaaagaggaattCATTAGAAGTAGAGGCAAAGGCAAAACGACCTCGAGAAATTGTTCCTGAAACTTCTAGATCTAGCACTTCCAAAAAGAGCATTCCACGAGGAAGGTACGTCGACAGCGAAAATAACGTAATTCGGCCGCCTACACCCTGCTATTTGGAAGTTGACGCCGATGACAAGCACTCGCTTGATTATTTCGATGCGCTTGTATACAAGAACCCGGAAAAGGAATTGGCACGGAGATTGATAGACAAGGAGTCGGATAAACTTTTTAACTTCTTGGAGCTGCCGAAAAATGAAGCAAAATCAATCGGTGAAATCGCAAAGTCGCCGTTCAAGCCACTCAACCTATCTGCATCTTCAAGTGACAGTGACGATCTTCAGCAGTTAGAGCATGACGAACAACCAATGGCCAACAATTCACCAGCACAAGTCATCCTGCAGCCAGCATCCGAGCCTGTTGACCTTCCGTTGTCTATTATCGGTGGTCGAACGATTGACAGCGAAGAAGCTCACGAGGACCCTTTGAACGTGTCTACCTGTTCAACCAGTTCGACCAGTTCAAACAGGTCAACCAGTTCAACCAGTTCAAAGAGTTCATCGTGTTCAACATGTTCCACCTGTTCTacgtcgtcgtcatcatcatcatcaaatagcagtagcagcagttcTAAGACTTCTAGCTCGAACTCAAGCAGCGACGATTCCGAGTCTTCAAATAGTAGTAACTCTAGCTCGAGCGATGACGAGAAAGCGCCAACATCAATACCAGACATTCCAAAACCACCATGTGAGCCTATAACTATAAAGAAGATACAAGACCCGGTAGCTTCAAAAACCCTCAACTCTAATATTAGGAAAAGCACGGTAGCCAGGCGGGGCCGTGCGGTATTAAATCCATTGGCGAGAGGAATAAGAACCAGGAAGACTATTGTCGAGAAAGCGCAAACATTGATACAAGACATTCCAAAATCACCATGTGAGCCTATAACTTTAAAGAAGATACAACACCCGGTAGCTTCAAACACCCTCAAAGCTAATAATAGGAAAAATACGGTAGCCAGGAGGGGCCGTGTGGTAATGAATCCATTGTCAAGAGGAATAAGAACTACAAAGACCATAGTCCCCACCCAAGTCATTGCGCCCCAAAATGTTGTGACATCCAGGATGCAACTAATCCATGGACTTTATTATAAGGAAATTTCCAATTGAGTCAAGGAGAGGTGTTGAATATGCCTAGGTAAGTTTGGCAACATGgcaatattttcttattttattgtatcaaTTCAGtctataaattaaaaagtatctaataacaattaaatctatttGTAGATACTGTTTAAAAAAGCGCTTGACACATTTCTTTAAAACCATCGGTTAACGTTCCAAAATTGCTCTGATAGAAAGCTGAGGCTGTATTGCCCGAAATCAGTAAAATTTCCTGGTGGATTAGCAGAATCTATGACAGAAATTTTCCAGAATACTTTGAAGTGTGGAAACATTTTCGGACAGAATGCTGGTGAAAATTCTGGCGAAGTAGAGGAAGGCAATTCATAGTTAGGAGGTTAAGAACTATGACTATATTATTGTAATCTTTGTGCaatgttatttatatattgtaataatttttttcgtcaaTAAAGATCTGATGAGGTTGAATACCACACCAACGAAACGTCGTCAGTTAACGTGAATTTTATGGATTTTTTTACAAGGATTACCTCTCTCACATTTGCtacgtatatttattttaattttgatcaACATGAAAAGTAATACGTACTATTTTCGACATATTTGTTTGCTTACAAATCAAAGCTTacagttattaataatttctgCTTATAAATCAGTTCAATTTCATTAGTAttctaattttctttatttaaaatagccCTACCCTGCAACCTCTTACAAAAAATGATGTATACACTACCTACACTTCATTCCACATAACCGACCCAAGTCatcaattattattacattattttatgctatatgtttaaataaattcatacGTATTGTTATATTAACATGACAATAGTGCAAAATGTAAACATtattaagtaatataaataaatacattataagttatGCTTGGCATTGGTCTTTTTGATCTAAATATTAAATCAgccaaacaaaataatataataatttttattgtaacttgtttatcagtttttggcatttccaaaaagagGGTACATATcaataacttttgatttgTGGTGCagatgttattaaaaaaattcaaagaatTTTAAGCAATTGGTCgagattttcaatttaaaaatgtaaaaattttctaatctCTAATAAACTATCAATCAATAGTTTATTGTGTACCGAGGACGTAAAAtgggcttttttagaccgAGTGCGGaatttgcagtactcgtctttGGCTCGTGCTACCTCGCTTAGACTCCCTGGTGCACACTATACATTTTGCAACGCATGTACTGTTTTCTGCATTTTAGAAGGCTACAAAGATACATATGGACCGTTTCAGTATTAATATTCAATAATAGAACAAGGGATGAAAGAATCAGATTTTTTAAAGCAGTAATCACCCGagggaaaaatattttcgctcCGTCCACGACTGaactataatagccactttatttccTGAAAAGCAGGACTAAAGTTGCATTTCATTTCCTCCTATTTTTTTCCCCTTAAAATGCGAGAAATCAATTCTTCATTCCtgcaaaattttggaaaattttgtaaatttgaaaaaaattttgaaaaacgttaaaaagtaaaaaattataaaaaaaataaaaaattttgaatatttaaaaatagttgtATTGATTAATTCAATTTAGCTCTTGTAGGTCCcacttttcaagaaataaagtggctacacagttcagtcgtgaataatacactatatgcaacacgagAGTAAAGTCAATGATTTCCTCGGGTAATTTAATgctttcgcttcgctcgggcagtAAACTCTCACCCGCGGGAATAATCATCGACTATACTcacttgttgcataatgtactattatttcaCATCTGACTGAAGGCCACTAGTTAATAGTAAAGAAAAAGGCTACTATCTACATGAGGTCGAAATGCCTGCTTAGCCCTCGGCGCACACTGTAgtatttttgtaacacatgcccgattttcgcgtttttcataCCTATTAAGCGGTTAAGGTACCAGTTTTTTTACCGGCGGgcaataaaaatgacaaatgcCTGCTTAAGGGGAAGGAtataccttaaattgtcaaaaaatgaaaaatccaattttttgtttatatttttcctaaatggtttaaaaaatgaattaaactattgcatatattcaggtataatgtaaggaacgtaaaacaatgtttatatgtagcatattatcaggtatgacatatctttgaaggccaaaattcagaatttctatttttcagctaccgcagacttacttatGATTTGGGCCTCATAGGGCACTTTTATCATGATAGATATGCTTTAAACATatatagtttccagatgaATGTAGGATTTTACAAAcaactataattttaaaaatttgtctggatattaatataaaatttgttacttttcaGGCACTCGCCCCGTATAAAGAGTTTCGAAGAAACGTCTTATACCCAGGGCGAACGCTTATTGTATTTgaccaaaaatgtgtatttttttcaattctttttgagccattttttataaaaaggttttttcataaaagtattctggctattttgtagaaaattaaattctgaacaaattcacattatttgaaaattctaaataccgaattgaaaaaagtctttCTAGTAGCGAAGCCTCATTCTCCGAAAATTGACTTTTTGTCCGTGCGCAGGACCTGATGTTCATAAGAAGTGTCGTTCTATTACACAACATACTTGCTCAAAACAACTTTTATCAgtcaaattcactatgtatattaactATACCATATTCTACATGATCAACATGTATATGCAACTTTTTAGACATACTTTTGTagaacaataaaggtagaaactgacatttttttactatacccatactaaattcttgaaaaactaaacttctCACACTCGCTTCTATGAAATACTTGTGGAAAGACTATAtatgttcaatatactatattctaagaAATCACTGAgcatatgtatatctatatatacgtatgtgtgaTATTTATCCCTCcgcataaccttaaatcttaagaaaatattaattgttttcattCTAACTATACTAAACACTTGCActgtaactgtatattatcatactcatcaacatgtatatatacgcatacttttactaatttttatacgaagtgaccttatattacatttcatactttcttgaacgtactttttgcacttacactcactatatgtactgaatatacaatattctacactacgcctagcctaaatttcttaaaaaaccttatattacatgtcatacttgcttgaatcaactttttcacataaactcactatatatactgaatctacgatattctgcacaacacctagactaaattttcaagataatcttatattacacttcatactctattgaacgaactttttgcactcaatctcactatatatatatatatatatatatatatatatatatatatatatatatattgaatattctatattctacactacgcctagcctaaatttttgaaaaaacctcatattacatgtcatacttgcttgactaaacttttttcacttaaacTCTACACCATGCCTACactaaatttttagttttttctccTACTTCCTTTATCTCTCTTCTGACTAaaccttctctttcttctgtgTTCGTGAATCATGTAATCCTGATACTTTCTTAtcactccttttttttaaagcacaCGCATcattacaatatattattgcatAGCCCGTATTCTGTAAGCTTGTGAACGGTAGAGGCTTGTCTTTGTCAACCACTACTTTGTTATGTCGTACACGAAATTTGTGCTGCCCTGTTATGGCTGACAACAGCAAGTCGCTTATATTGCTTTTATTACCATggatgtatatatgtatatacatttaatatttgcatgtaacttaaaatcttgaattggtgaattttttattatactcttgcGTCCCCTAAACACTGACATAAGTGTAGATGTGTataacacacatatataccaTTGCCGCATAATATAAGCACAAAGTCTAAAGCGATACATCTTTAAT
Above is a genomic segment from Nasonia vitripennis strain AsymCx unplaced genomic scaffold, Nvit_psr_1.1 unplaced0069, whole genome shotgun sequence containing:
- the LOC116418154 gene encoding cell wall integrity and stress response component 3-like, with the translated sequence MALVQQDSDHLPKQPGPDNTKNLAVTNIFKRLTSSKRPDKCGIKVEVKRSSSPILPIKKGGQKRKRNSLEVEAKAKRPREIVPETSRSSTSKKSIPRGRYVDSENNVIRPPTPCYLEVDADDKHSLDYFDALVYKNPEKELARRLIDKESDKLFNFLELPKNEAKSIGEIAKSPFKPLNLSASSSDSDDLQQLEHDEQPMANNSPAQVILQPASEPVDLPLSIIGGRTIDSEEAHEDPLNVSTCSTSSTSSNRSTSSTSSKSSSCSTCSTCSTSSSSSSSNSSSSSSKTSSSNSSSDDSESSNSSNSSSSDDEKAPTSIPDIPKPPCEPITIKKIQDPVASKTLNSNIRKSTVARRGRAVLNPLARGIRTRKTIVEKAQTLIQDIPKSPCEPITLKKIQHPVASNTLKANNRKNTVARRGRVVMNPLSRGIRTTKTIVPTQVIAPQNVVTSRMQLIHGLYYKEISN